A single window of Syntrophorhabdaceae bacterium DNA harbors:
- a CDS encoding PDZ domain-containing protein, protein MERRNVNYHCLNPRKTGLRFILLLIVLAFVTACATSPQKAQWKRDTSKPLYCSKGNDCEAKWSRALAWVKGNARSGIKIASDTIISTETPNTSDDAAFSITKVKTNEETYTINFRASCHGLLGPSISGCKPSVLELKASFANFVMKADASAATDATATSTPEKNRMPAKPRVDLGAVATNTSAAAAVRLGMREQRGVRIIFIEPDGIAFDRGLRQDDVILKYGEKTINDVADLNAAIEETVPRETVPITIWRAGAGEMVVSVQF, encoded by the coding sequence ATGGAAAGAAGGAATGTCAATTACCATTGTTTGAACCCGCGCAAGACCGGGCTACGCTTTATCCTGCTGTTAATTGTGCTTGCCTTTGTTACCGCTTGCGCCACTTCGCCACAAAAAGCTCAGTGGAAGCGCGATACCTCAAAACCCCTTTACTGTTCCAAAGGGAATGACTGCGAGGCCAAATGGTCCCGCGCGCTTGCGTGGGTGAAAGGCAACGCAAGAAGTGGAATTAAGATCGCCAGCGATACAATCATATCGACTGAAACCCCGAACACTTCGGACGACGCGGCTTTTTCAATTACAAAAGTCAAAACCAATGAGGAAACATATACTATTAACTTTCGAGCGAGTTGTCACGGTCTTTTGGGCCCCTCCATATCGGGTTGCAAGCCGAGCGTGCTGGAACTGAAAGCAAGTTTTGCCAATTTTGTTATGAAAGCGGACGCGTCGGCGGCAACAGACGCAACCGCAACGTCAACGCCCGAGAAAAACAGGATGCCGGCGAAACCGAGGGTTGATCTCGGGGCGGTCGCGACGAATACGAGCGCCGCCGCAGCGGTCAGATTGGGTATGAGAGAGCAGAGGGGGGTTCGCATTATCTTCATCGAACCGGATGGCATCGCATTTGATCGCGGTCTCAGACAGGACGATGTTATACTCAAATATGGTGAAAAGACCATAAATGACGTGGCGGACTTAAATGCCGCCATAGAGGAGACGGTGCCACGCGAGACGGTTCCTATCACGATATGGCGGGCAGGTGCGGGCGAAATGGTGGTGTCCGTACAGTTTTAG
- a CDS encoding DUF4404 family protein, with the protein MIEKTIKNLEDKIRRDPSIRESHKTELLGLLSKLNTEISELSKTDMEHAESITGFAQTSTHEAIRKQKDRELLDLSLKGLTSSVGELETSHPNLVEIVNRIAHVLSNMGI; encoded by the coding sequence ATGATCGAAAAAACTATCAAGAATCTCGAAGACAAAATAAGACGCGATCCCTCGATTCGCGAGAGCCATAAGACAGAGCTCTTAGGTCTTCTTTCCAAGCTCAACACGGAGATCTCCGAGCTCTCGAAAACGGACATGGAGCATGCCGAGAGCATCACCGGCTTTGCCCAGACATCGACCCACGAAGCGATCCGCAAACAGAAAGATCGAGAGCTTCTCGACCTTTCTCTCAAAGGACTCACATCTTCAGTGGGAGAACTCGAAACATCTCATCCGAATCTTGTGGAGATTGTGAACCGCATCGCCCATGTTCTTTCCAATATGGGCATATGA